The Lacrimispora xylanolytica genome has a segment encoding these proteins:
- a CDS encoding C40 family peptidase has translation MRKKLLVKAFILSLFMISAGSVPAKADTLKTQNITIVPPMPFEALAGPTGPSGSSKGPGIGMPSGLVSGKGQEVAAYARQFLGNPYVYGGTSLTEGADCSGFVLSVYKQFGVNLPRTSGEQGKAGIEVNGIENAKPGDLISYIGHIGIYGGDYKLIHASGPEDGIKVSNVDFMPIQSIRRILSE, from the coding sequence ATGCGAAAGAAATTATTGGTCAAAGCATTCATATTAAGTCTTTTTATGATCTCTGCAGGAAGCGTTCCGGCAAAGGCTGATACGTTAAAGACTCAGAACATTACCATAGTACCGCCTATGCCGTTTGAGGCTTTGGCAGGTCCCACAGGCCCATCTGGCAGCAGTAAAGGACCAGGTATTGGTATGCCGTCAGGCCTTGTTTCAGGAAAGGGACAGGAGGTAGCCGCCTACGCCAGACAGTTTCTTGGGAATCCTTATGTGTATGGAGGGACAAGCCTGACGGAAGGAGCGGACTGCTCCGGGTTTGTACTGAGTGTCTATAAGCAGTTTGGAGTCAACCTGCCCAGAACCTCAGGGGAGCAGGGAAAAGCAGGAATTGAGGTAAATGGAATAGAAAATGCAAAACCAGGTGATCTGATTTCGTACATAGGCCATATCGGAATTTATGGAGGAGACTATAAGCTCATCCATGCAAGCGGACCTGAGGATGGCATTAAAGTATCCAATGTAGATTTTATGCCCATCCAGTCCATAAGAAGAATTTTAAGCGAATAA
- a CDS encoding response regulator transcription factor, protein MFRVLLVDDEPFIVQGLKVLIDWEEEGYEIVKTAANGMEALSYLKEQQVDLIVADIKMPVMSGLELLEVIRKEKISDAYFIILSGFSDFNFAQQAIRNDCFDYILKPVVKEELLRVLHRLNYQSQGSKTQKQNTQKMEKAYLARNMISLIFGKYDQINLDYIREHMRWSEGISYVDIEIDNIGQMEELMDEEKRNQQRKLYAACLEFLKEDGNHCIFDVTSHEKSYDIGFIYCDYMAKEKKQTQKEYLEAFRDYLYEAMNLPVVMLVGKKVGDISKISNSYGAARILRSFQAFRKKRRIYFYEKEVQVNNNGIVLCKQYLDDLLLAVEQNAKGRIGECVEKLFEEMNHMRFTMDTVNLNINYLLFQLIHLASEQDSYVNQEEIMRFISENSFEGEMLRGGKEHLTRLSCEYAAYLEQLRKHLSKDILYEVEKDIRKNYGKNLTLREYSNKYYLNSAYLGQLFRKKYGMSFKDYLNNCRIEQAAVRLLRTDDKIYQIAEEVGYHDLDYFVNRFISVKGCTPSKFRKGARH, encoded by the coding sequence ATGTTTCGTGTTTTATTAGTAGATGATGAGCCATTTATCGTACAGGGATTAAAGGTTTTAATCGATTGGGAAGAAGAAGGTTATGAGATCGTAAAGACAGCTGCTAATGGAATGGAGGCTTTAAGCTACCTAAAGGAACAACAGGTAGATTTAATCGTAGCAGACATTAAGATGCCTGTGATGTCAGGACTGGAGCTATTAGAGGTCATAAGAAAAGAGAAAATCTCAGACGCTTATTTTATTATTTTAAGTGGCTTCAGTGATTTTAACTTTGCCCAGCAGGCAATCCGCAATGACTGCTTTGACTACATACTAAAGCCAGTGGTTAAGGAAGAGCTGCTTCGCGTCCTGCATCGGTTAAATTATCAGAGCCAGGGAAGTAAGACACAAAAACAGAACACTCAGAAGATGGAAAAGGCGTATCTTGCAAGGAACATGATTTCTCTCATCTTTGGAAAATACGATCAGATCAATCTGGATTACATCAGGGAGCATATGAGGTGGTCAGAAGGCATCAGTTACGTTGATATCGAAATAGACAACATCGGTCAGATGGAAGAATTAATGGACGAGGAAAAAAGGAACCAGCAAAGAAAGCTTTACGCTGCGTGCCTGGAGTTTTTAAAAGAGGATGGAAATCACTGTATTTTTGATGTGACCAGCCATGAAAAAAGCTATGATATCGGATTTATCTACTGCGATTATATGGCAAAAGAAAAGAAGCAGACGCAAAAAGAATATTTGGAAGCGTTCCGGGACTATTTATACGAGGCAATGAATCTTCCTGTGGTTATGCTGGTAGGAAAAAAGGTGGGGGATATTTCTAAAATATCAAATTCCTATGGGGCCGCAAGGATTCTCCGCTCCTTTCAGGCATTCCGGAAAAAGCGGCGCATCTATTTTTATGAAAAAGAGGTACAGGTCAATAACAATGGCATTGTATTATGCAAACAATATCTGGACGACTTACTCCTTGCTGTGGAACAGAATGCAAAGGGAAGAATCGGGGAATGCGTAGAAAAGCTGTTTGAAGAGATGAACCATATGAGGTTTACCATGGATACGGTCAATTTAAACATCAATTATCTCCTGTTTCAACTGATTCACCTGGCCTCCGAACAGGACAGCTATGTCAATCAGGAGGAAATCATGCGGTTCATCAGTGAGAATTCCTTTGAGGGAGAGATGCTAAGAGGAGGCAAAGAGCATTTGACCCGGCTATCCTGTGAATATGCAGCCTATTTGGAACAGCTGCGAAAACACCTGTCAAAAGATATCCTCTATGAAGTAGAGAAAGACATCCGGAAAAATTATGGAAAAAATCTGACCTTACGGGAATACAGCAACAAATACTACTTAAACAGCGCTTACTTAGGACAGCTGTTCCGGAAAAAATACGGCATGTCCTTTAAGGATTACTTAAACAACTGCCGCATTGAGCAGGCGGCGGTCCGGCTCCTTAGGACCGATGATAAAATCTATCAGATCGCGGAGGAAGTGGGGTATCACGACCTGGATTACTTTGTGAACCGGTTTATCTCCGTAAAGGGTTGTACCCCGTCAAAGTTTAGAAAAGGGGCCAGACATTAG
- a CDS encoding sensor histidine kinase — MGRLWKSIRSRLDDYQLKKKLKFLYVYCVLLPLIITDSAIIYIFIASEHASMQKGMEGIASAVKYNFFYDVEEAAGTTKKIYMNKYVNQFLDKQFESGLDYYLGYQAFMKDSLFESSIGTTASKITMYADNPTIISGGEFRRLSTVKNQEWYRKLSASDQDGILCIYYDDSNIPLVDTRRRISFIRRLNFYRRDGCEKIVKMDLDYSGMAQSFVKMNYDAPVYVCWNDKIILSNQGHFGQWNEFDTFDLQKQVGYETTFTSYGTELKVYVLKPKIQTINQIMNNMPLIALLICINTILPWVFTKMISQSFTERLKELSEAFKRIDDEKLMEIKNARGEDEIGIVMRNYNRMVTTINDLIQTVYIDRLREQEMDIERQNAELLALHSQINPHFLFNALESIRMHSLLKNEKETACMVEKLAMMERQNFDWGTDFITVKEEISFVEAYLQLQKYRFGDRLSYKLEIMEECLNYRVPKLTIVTFAENACVHGIESKTTEGWIFVRIYLKDELFYMEIEDTGEGIEETFLNELKYKMEHASIDKLKDKKGVGILNACLRLKMATDNQVSFDVESEAGISTMVTIKIPVSNLTK, encoded by the coding sequence ATGGGGCGGTTATGGAAAAGTATTAGGAGCAGATTAGATGATTACCAATTAAAGAAAAAGTTGAAATTTCTTTATGTGTATTGCGTGTTACTTCCTCTCATCATTACGGACAGTGCGATTATCTACATATTCATAGCATCGGAACATGCTTCCATGCAAAAAGGGATGGAAGGCATAGCAAGCGCAGTCAAATATAACTTCTTCTATGACGTGGAAGAGGCAGCAGGCACCACCAAAAAAATCTATATGAACAAGTACGTCAATCAATTCCTGGATAAGCAGTTTGAATCAGGACTTGATTATTACTTGGGCTATCAGGCATTTATGAAGGATTCCCTGTTTGAAAGCAGCATCGGTACTACGGCATCTAAAATCACCATGTATGCGGACAACCCCACCATCATTAGCGGAGGGGAATTTAGAAGATTGTCCACGGTTAAGAATCAGGAATGGTATCGGAAGCTAAGCGCCTCGGACCAGGATGGAATCCTATGTATTTATTACGATGACAGCAACATTCCCTTGGTAGATACCAGGAGAAGAATTTCATTTATAAGAAGACTTAATTTTTATCGAAGGGATGGCTGCGAAAAGATTGTCAAAATGGATCTGGATTACAGCGGCATGGCACAAAGCTTTGTAAAGATGAATTATGATGCACCGGTCTATGTTTGCTGGAATGATAAGATCATACTGTCAAATCAGGGGCATTTCGGTCAATGGAATGAGTTCGATACCTTTGACTTACAAAAGCAGGTTGGCTATGAAACCACCTTCACATCCTATGGGACAGAACTTAAAGTCTATGTATTAAAGCCAAAGATACAGACAATAAACCAGATTATGAACAACATGCCTCTCATTGCATTGCTTATATGCATTAACACCATTTTGCCGTGGGTCTTTACGAAAATGATCAGTCAGTCCTTTACGGAACGGTTAAAGGAACTGAGCGAGGCCTTTAAACGGATTGACGATGAAAAGCTGATGGAAATAAAGAATGCAAGAGGAGAGGATGAAATCGGAATTGTTATGCGCAATTACAATCGGATGGTGACCACCATTAACGACTTGATTCAAACGGTTTATATCGACCGTTTACGAGAGCAGGAGATGGATATTGAGAGACAGAATGCAGAGCTTTTAGCCCTTCACAGTCAGATCAATCCTCATTTTCTCTTTAATGCACTGGAAAGCATTCGTATGCACAGCCTTTTAAAAAATGAAAAAGAAACAGCCTGCATGGTAGAAAAACTTGCCATGATGGAGCGGCAGAATTTCGATTGGGGAACGGATTTCATCACCGTAAAGGAAGAGATTTCATTTGTAGAGGCTTATTTACAGCTGCAGAAATACCGGTTTGGGGACCGGCTTTCTTATAAGCTGGAGATTATGGAGGAATGCCTGAATTACCGGGTTCCAAAGCTTACTATCGTCACCTTTGCAGAAAATGCATGTGTTCACGGGATAGAAAGCAAAACCACAGAAGGCTGGATTTTTGTCCGCATTTATTTAAAAGATGAGCTGTTTTATATGGAAATTGAGGATACAGGAGAAGGAATCGAGGAGACATTTTTAAACGAGCTGAAATACAAGATGGAACATGCCAGCATTGACAAATTAAAGGATAAAAAAGGGGTCGGCATCTTAAATGCCTGTCTGCGCCTTAAGATGGCCACGGACAATCAGGTATCCTTTGATGTGGAAAGCGAAGCTGGAATTTCCACCATGGTAACTATAAAAATACCGGTATCAAATCTAACGAAATAA
- a CDS encoding M14 family metallopeptidase, whose amino-acid sequence MRKEAIFTVSNLYRDHMDIYGYHFGKGDKSVCIMGACRGNEVQQLYICSQLIRQLKELEERGAIVKGNEIVVIPTINTASMNVGKRFWPTDDSDINRMFPGEMKGETTKRIAAGVFEAVKEYSYGIQFTSFYMPGDFIPHVRMMDTGVQNPSLANLFGLPYVLIREAKPIDKVTLNYNWQINGTNAFSVYTSSTDQIDEESAKLAAASVLRFLTRMGMIRYPGHSGYIATVLHENDLASVRTDQAGIYRPCFQPGQEVRRGDVLAEILDPFEGEVISHILAPAEGIVFFAHSQPLVMEGAIIYKIIRRLHL is encoded by the coding sequence ATGAGAAAAGAAGCCATTTTTACGGTGAGCAACCTCTACCGGGATCATATGGACATCTACGGCTATCACTTTGGAAAGGGAGACAAGTCCGTCTGTATCATGGGAGCATGCCGGGGGAATGAAGTTCAGCAGCTCTATATATGCTCCCAGCTCATCCGCCAGCTAAAAGAACTGGAGGAGCGAGGCGCCATTGTTAAGGGCAACGAGATCGTGGTAATCCCCACCATAAATACAGCGTCCATGAATGTAGGAAAAAGATTCTGGCCCACCGATGATTCCGACATCAACCGTATGTTCCCAGGAGAGATGAAAGGGGAAACTACAAAGCGGATTGCAGCAGGAGTTTTTGAGGCGGTGAAAGAATACAGCTATGGCATTCAGTTTACCAGCTTTTATATGCCGGGAGATTTTATTCCCCATGTAAGAATGATGGACACAGGGGTACAAAATCCAAGCCTTGCCAATTTGTTTGGCTTACCCTATGTGCTCATACGGGAAGCAAAGCCAATTGATAAGGTGACCCTTAATTATAACTGGCAGATAAATGGGACCAATGCATTCTCTGTTTACACAAGCAGTACAGATCAGATTGACGAAGAATCAGCAAAGCTTGCAGCGGCATCTGTACTCCGCTTCTTAACAAGAATGGGGATGATCCGTTATCCAGGCCACAGCGGTTACATTGCCACGGTACTTCATGAGAACGATCTGGCAAGTGTAAGGACAGATCAGGCTGGTATTTACCGTCCCTGCTTTCAACCGGGACAGGAGGTAAGACGGGGAGATGTCCTTGCAGAGATTCTCGATCCTTTTGAAGGAGAGGTCATCAGCCATATTTTAGCTCCCGCAGAAGGAATCGTCTTTTTTGCCCATTCCCAGCCCTTAGTCATGGAAGGTGCCATTATTTATAAAATCATCCGAAGGCTCCACCTATAG
- a CDS encoding DUF3877 family protein, protein MQYAFLEQMLINSIKEVQIKLGYEREAIRFYYPEKALIRAVKIDGESKEEIKAFMEGFKEYTKDRLQSVRITKSQERFCFEISPEGVEYVYRNVEDNGFLREFIKAVEKPGTTLDDILSVFGNYSKGRIICKSSDQEECDYIIFFEDASFDYYRYYLKFHENHVTYHRFLLEEAVEMGL, encoded by the coding sequence ATGCAGTATGCTTTTTTAGAACAGATGCTCATTAATTCAATCAAGGAAGTTCAGATTAAATTAGGATACGAAAGAGAAGCCATTCGGTTTTATTATCCGGAAAAGGCTCTCATAAGAGCAGTAAAGATAGATGGAGAATCAAAAGAAGAGATAAAGGCCTTTATGGAAGGCTTTAAGGAATATACAAAGGACAGGCTTCAAAGCGTAAGGATTACAAAAAGCCAGGAACGGTTTTGTTTTGAGATATCTCCCGAAGGCGTGGAATACGTATATCGGAATGTGGAGGATAACGGATTTTTAAGAGAATTTATTAAGGCGGTGGAAAAGCCGGGTACCACACTGGATGATATCCTAAGCGTATTTGGAAACTATTCCAAGGGTAGAATCATCTGCAAATCATCAGACCAGGAGGAGTGCGATTATATTATATTTTTTGAAGACGCATCCTTTGATTATTACAGGTATTATTTAAAGTTTCATGAAAATCATGTAACATACCACCGCTTTCTTCTGGAAGAAGCCGTGGAGATGGGATTATAA